In the genome of Candidatus Nezhaarchaeales archaeon, the window GTCTTCGGAACGATCTGGAAGAAGTCTCCGAGCTCCAGTATAACTTCCTTAGACTTCTCTAGGTCGGCCTTCGAGAAGTCTCCCTCATCGATCTTCCTGTTTACAAGCCTTACTATTTCTAGGAGGCAGGTTAAGGCTAGAGGGGTGTTTAGGTCGTCGAGCATAGCATCGTAGAACTTCGCCCTTAGCTCCATTAGCTCCCTTAAGAATTTCGCTCCCCCCTCCTTCGCCCTCCCTAGGTTCTCCTCTATCCTCTTAAGGGTGTTAGAGAGCCTTTCAACCTTCTTCATGGCGGCCTCTAAGTCCTTCTCATTATAGTCTAATGGCTTCCTGTAATGGGTGTTCGCTACCCACGCTCTTACGGCTTCGGGCGGATACTTCTCCAAGACCTTAACGGCTGGTATTACGTTGCCTAAGGATTTACTCATTTTAACGCCGTTTATCGTTAAAAGCCCAGTATGAACCCAGTATTTTACGTATGGCTTTACGCCCGTGGTTCCCTCTGCTTGAGCTATCTCGGCTTCATGGTGAGGGAAGGCGAGCTCGATTGCTCCACCGTGTATATCGTACTGGGGGCCGAAGTACTTTAAGGCTATAGCCGTATCCTCGATATGCCAGCCGGGGAAGCCTAGACCCCATGGCGATTCCCACTTTAAGACGTGTTCAGGCTTAGCCCTTAACCAGAGGGCGAAGTCGCGGGGGTCTTTCTTATCCTTAGCTACTTCAACCCTTGCCCCGGCTATTAGCTCCTTCGGAACCCTTTTAGAGAGCTTCCCGTAATCCTTAAACTTCGCTACCTCGAAGTATACGTTACCCTCCTCCGTTACGTAGGCGTAACCATTTCTAATTAAGGCTTCAACCTGCTCTATGATCTCCTTTATATGCTCCGTAGCCCTAGGCATGAGGTCTGGTTTAAGGATCCTAAGCTTCTCCATGACCTCCAGCCAATGGTTTAAGTAGAAGTTAGCGATCTCCATGGGGTGCTTCTTCTCCTCCTTAGCCTTCTTAACCACTCTATCCTCGCCTGTA includes:
- the cysS gene encoding cysteine--tRNA ligase — its product is MELRLYNTMTRRKEVFKPLKDNEVKLMVCGVTVYDYVHLGHVRTYSFYDTLVRFLRHLGFKVTYLQNVTDVGHLLDTGEDRVVKKAKEEKKHPMEIANFYLNHWLEVMEKLRILKPDLMPRATEHIKEIIEQVEALIRNGYAYVTEEGNVYFEVAKFKDYGKLSKRVPKELIAGARVEVAKDKKDPRDFALWLRAKPEHVLKWESPWGLGFPGWHIEDTAIALKYFGPQYDIHGGAIELAFPHHEAEIAQAEGTTGVKPYVKYWVHTGLLTINGVKMSKSLGNVIPAVKVLEKYPPEAVRAWVANTHYRKPLDYNEKDLEAAMKKVERLSNTLKRIEENLGRAKEGGAKFLRELMELRAKFYDAMLDDLNTPLALTCLLEIVRLVNRKIDEGDFSKADLEKSKEVILELGDFFQIVPKTEEVQLPEEAKKLIQEREEARRRKDYETADKIRARLKEEFGILLEDTREGVKWRLQKAK